Below is a genomic region from Argiope bruennichi chromosome 11, qqArgBrue1.1, whole genome shotgun sequence.
TCTAGACTTGAGTTACTTGCACCTACTGTCTCAGCAAGACTTTCAGCTTCTATTTTGTCAGAGATACAGAGTGAAGAAGTTTACTTCTGGACTGATTCTTCGACTGTCTTGACATGGATTATGAGAGAAGAAGCCTGGAATGTCTTTGTCCAGAATAGAGTGAAGGAAATTAGAGCGTTAACAAATAAAAGTTCTTGGAGACATATCCCTGGTTCCATGAATCCTGCTGATCTCCCGAGTAGAGGTTGTTCAGCTCaaactttattgaaatctaaCTGGTGGTTAGGACCAAGTTGGCTTTACTTGCCTAAAGAGGATTGGCCAAAAGGGAATCTAAGCTTAAATGAAAGCGAGATTGTTCGGGAAAAGAAAAAGACCATAGTTTCATCTGTGACAAGAAGTTTGATTTCTACAAGTTTTGTTCCTAAGGAAGACtggtattacaaatatttttcaaaataccagAAAATAGTTCATCTAATTGCCTGGATTCTACGGTTTACCTTTAATTGTCGagctgaaaaaattaagaagagaCATGAAGAccttgattttgatgaaatttttgaagccgagaaattattaatcaaaatggtTCAAGAGGATTGCTTTGTAGACGAgagagataataaattaaaaactttaggagTATTTAAGGATCAGAGTGGAATCCTCAGACTGAAAACGAAACTTACCTTTCGACAGGATTCAGAAGAGTTTAAAACTCCAGCTATTCTTCCGTCCGATCATGAGGTGGTCAAGAGATTAATACGATATTATCATCACGAGAAAAATGCACATGCTGGtacccaaattttaataaatattcttcgaGAGAGATTTTGGCTTCTTAATGCTCGAAAAACGGTGAGATCTCTGATTAATAAGTGCACCATATGTAGAAGATTTTCTGCAAAAAGCGTGCAAGTTTGCACAGCAAACCCTCCAAACGACAGACTCCGAGAAGCGGCTGTATTTGAAATTTGTGGCATTCATTTTGCTGGTCCAGTCATCTTGAAAGGTAACACCAAATCCTGGATTTGCTTATTCACCTGCGCCGTATACAGAGCAGTGCATCTAGAATTGGTTGAGTCCATGTCTACTGAGAGTTTTTTACTAGCCCTTAGAAGATTTATATCCTGCAGaggaagaagtaaaataatttactgtgACAATGGAACTAACTTTGTAGGAGCTTCAAATGCGCTACGAGATCTAAACTGGAAGCAGATTATTGATGATACATCTATATCACCAATTCAATGGAAGTTTAATCCACCAACTGCCTCATGGTGGGGAGGTTGGTGGGAGAGATTAATAGGTATTCTCAAGAGTTTACTGAGGCGAGTACTAGGAAGAGCTTCTTTAACTTCCGAAGAAATGATCACCATTCTCTGCGACTGTGAAGCAGTGATCAACTCCCGTCCATTGACCTATGTTACTGAAAATGATGTTACTTTGATGCCTTTAAGTCCATCTCTATTTCTTCAAGACATTCAAACAAGTGGTGTTCCTGATCTTGATGATATTGGACACAGAAGTCTGAATAAACGAGTCAAATACAGAGAAAACTTACAAAAGGATCTACGAAAAAGATTTAGATCCGAATATCTAGGAGCACTTATTCAAAAATCGGATAAGACAAGATCAGTGAAAGTGAATATCGGTGATGTTGTATTGATAGGAAGTGACAACACCAAGCGACTGAATTGGCCACTGGGAAAAATAATAGAGATTATTCCAGGTCAAGATGGAGTAACAAGACTTGTGAAACTTAAAACGGCAAATGGAGAATTACTAAGACCAACTCAGAGACTGTATCCACTAGAAGTCTCTAATGATGATCTTATTGTTGAGAACTTTTCAACTAAGAAGTTGGAAACTTGTAAAGAGTCTGGCTCTAACAATGTGTGTGATGTAAGCTTTGAGCCACAGTTTCAAAAGACTAGAACAGGTCGTACGGTCAAAATACCTAAAAGACTGGACttgtgaacaattttaattttgttaattttatatatcttttttgcAACTATGTGTAAGttaaagttttaatgtaaaatgttaacTTAGGTGGGAGGATGTCGCGTCGATtctctatatctattaatattgtctatgtttcagcttttgttttgttccgaatggcaacggtgttaaaaaagatgtatatatagtttggaattcattaaaagaggttgtgtttacttttgagaatggctttgagttttatatttacgccataaacaaatgccctttcatccaagaaatcgaaagcagagtctttaatgaaagtatctaaataagaatattatctgattCGATGTCAAACCGTGACAAGTagtaattaatattgtaataccAAGTAGAACTGATGCATGTGAAATCTGCCTTAACTAGATGAcataaaaattcagaatcaaCATTATCACCAAACATTACCATGGTGGGGAATGGATAGAAATAAAACTGTTCTAAAATTACTGTGGGGTAGGTACTGTGATGGCTTATGAACTTGAAAATGGTCATTTATTGGTTATAGATTTCTTTAGAGAGTTttctagtattttataaaagctACATCATATTGACATGCGAGTTacttattttgttcatttaacttataataattGGATACTTattgtgtattattaaattattttataaatatttattgtttttaagttcactgcaaatgataaaaaatgaaaatgatagttaataaatatttcttcattaaaaacaagaaaagtaattaattgtgatgttaatttaaaaacatttgttttcatatcatattttatatatgataatttcCCTTTCTTTCCTATATTATTCTGTTTTACAAACCAATATActtatattacttaaatttataggaaactattttacattcatattaatcatttcaGTATCTTCAAAACAATTTCCACTGTCAGTTGTTGGTCATAACAGCACAGAACCTGATGGTTATTGATGCGTTTAAATAATGACTTCTCGTTAAATGGAATGAATAGATATCCATGTGAAAGCTCCGATAAAAGTTGCACTAGTTGTCAAATGGACAGAGATCGTTAATAATTTGTAAACCAGTACACTGACAGAAGAAGTATTTGTTGAGTTGGCAACTCGAAATGCCACTagaggttttatttttattttgcttcaggAGTCTTGACATGGCAAATATCTCTTTCTGCTGTCCATTTCGTACGGCATGAGTTCGAATGACATCACACTTCATTCTCTCACTCTACGTCCTCCTCCTTAGCACACAGACACACAGATTGGGAGGAAGGGGTTCACCAGCTAATAGACTTAAGTGCACGGCAAAGATGAGTGGTCTAGTACATCCAAGCTAAGCATATGATTTATGTCCAGCTAAATACATAATGCAGATGCTATGACCTCATCTTGTCTATTTCCACCGACTATTAGAACTGTCTTTGCTATACTCTCAAAGACAGGTAATAAAAGTCATTTGATCTGTATGAGATAAGCAGGTTATAGCTTGAAGAGACTATTAGCTTCATTTCGATCGGTAGTGCTGGTTTTGTTGGTTTATGAGCAGACCCGATATATTGAATACAGATTGCTGGATAATACGTTCTTAACGCAGAAAGAGTCTCTGCCACAATATCTCTGCATATAAGATTGAACAGGTCCTGTGAAGACAGCAGAGATTCGTTAGGGTGCAATCCCACGGTGCATAGGTAGATAGATACCTTTATCAAAAGTCATACCGTACTTTCCAGCAGCTTTTGCAACTACTGATGTTTCAATACAAGTCTCGTATCGCATATTAAAGCTGCTTCTGTGACTCACATATTTTCAAAGAAAGGCTGCTACTTGAGAGGAGCTTCGCCATCATCAGAAAGATACATATTGGCTTCATAGTTTGTCCATCGGTTGAGGCACTTTTTTTTTCCAGTCGCCTGAACACGATTTTTGAACTGTGGCGTTACGAATGTATAAGGACATGTAGATAGCCAATAACTCATTCTTTACACAGAAAAAAGTCCTTGGCATAACATGATTCTCTCTGTATTATGACTAAAGAGGTATTGTGAGAAAAGGAGGGATTTTCCACTGCACACCTCCATATATACATTGGTAGGCAGGTCTCTTCATCCAAGGGCTCCAGCAGTATATGCGACTGCCGAGGCCTCAGTTCAGAAAGTCAATCTTTAAGGCTCCTATGAAAGAGTAGTGCTTGACTGTAGCTATGCTGTCAATAGAAAGATGCTTATTGGCTCTATAGAGCTTCACAGATGGTtcagggttgttgtttttttcgtcGCCTGAACACGAATCTTGAACATAGTATTCGTTACTAAGGTATAAGAAAGGACATTTTCTAGTGCAGGACCTTATCAGCCAGTTGTTTCAGTTCGATTAGCAGTCAGTAAATCTCGATGAAAGGTACCAGTAAGAATTAAGTGACAGTGCACACAGTAAATGTCTTTCTAGTCCATGAGCAACAGTCATTCAGTTTTCAAATAGTTCCAACACTAATTACAAAGTATTTTAACACAGCACATGAAATACATCAGCAGTCACTGTCCTGagtattttgtaacatttttcaaaatatcaaataatttatgttgcagttttcgaaaaaaagtagtattcatattttaaatgtatgcaatttcaaaattcttgaagatacATTTTGTCAAATGTTAGTGTCGGGTAATGaagtcattttattaatatacatgcaatttacattaaaaatgttaaacattttttattccgtataattttaaacgtatttttttatattttcgtttgtaatagaaatatataactaacattttaaatactcttaaaatgaaatatctgtatatataaatacaaaacagaCGGATATATACAAATGAATGTTAGAAGACAATATTCTTTAAACACAATGAATATCGCtcaattttaaaaccagattttgtGCACAATACTTTTTTCTAAAGTAACACGATAAAAGTAttgcaaaatgattttattgcttgcagtcaattttttttttttttttcaagctcgcaagccatttttttttatttcgagctcgcaagctattttttttttttttttttatttcgagctcgcaagctatttttttttttttatttcgagctcgcaagctatttttttttatttcgagctcgcaagctattttttttttttatttcgagctcgcaagctatttttttttttatttcgagctcgcaagctatttttttttttatttcgagctcgcaagctattttttttttttatttcgagctcgcaagctattttttttttttatttcgagctcgcaagctattttttttttttttatttcgagctcgcaagctattttttttttttatttcgagctcgcaagctattttttttttttatttcgagctcgcaagctatttttttttttttatttcgagctcgcaggctatttttttttttttatttcgagctcgcaagctattttttttttttttatttcgagctcgcaagctattttttttttatttcgagctcgcaagctttttttttttatttcgagctcgcaagctattttttttatttatttcgagctcgcaagctattttttttatttatttcgagctcgcaagctatttttttttatttatttatttcgagctcgcaagcttttttttttatttcgagctcgcaagctatttttttttatttcgagctcgcaagctattttttttatttcgagctcgcaagctatatattttttttaattcgagctcccaagctattttttttattattattattgttattccgAGCTCgcaagctattttattttaatttcgagctaacaagcttttttttaaatttcgagctcgcttgcttttgttttaaatttcaagctcatttttttaatttcaaaacatgctTTATTCTGCTAAACGTTAATCTTATCTTTGTAATttaaagagcaatttttaaagtctaaattctttaaatatataattctatttttataaattcaaagaagCACTCAATTCACAgacaaaaaagttataaaaatctaatacgaaaatttaaaagatacattggcgcaaaaaaatcgattcattttcaaaattctatatattacaTTTTGGTATCCCAGCTTTTTTAGCAAATCACACTGACATTATATTCatacacatttttatgaaatttcagaatCACAACatcagaattcaaaaattttggaatcatttaaaatttctcaaaacatttttcagtttcaaatagtttttgtaaaatctacattattttttaaactggaattttaaatgataaagatgcaaaatacatgatgtttgttacaaaaatattttagtattttccattaaaaaaaattaattcttaaaaggatataaaaatgtaaagttgaaaaggaagaaataatgaaattaaaaacaaaactatctttagaattatcaaaacaaatattattaggagatttgaaaatttaaatgacctTTTGCGAACTGATGCAAATGCGTAAATCTGAAGCAATGGCCTACGATTTGCTTCACTTACGCAGTTGCAAAACTAAATGAGCAAccttgttatatatttattgtacagAGCCAATATTACTAATGATAATAGTATAATCATGCCACACTCAAGTTGTCATACAGTCCAATTTTCCAGAAGATAAAAGTTTTGATATCACAGCCAActgcttttgaaaatgaaagaattcttcCGTATTAGAATTCCGTTTCTATGAAAACACTTAAATTACCTGTTCATTGACAACTACGTCTGTTGTAACAGATTCCATATATGATAAGAAAAGGGAAGggatatattttcacaaatatttttcaatgctttatacaagaaaaagaaattgctatttttgaattcagctattttcttttcaatgatgttATATTATTACAggatattttgatataatgattagaaattttaatctctaatatttgaagaaaaattttaatggcaataaAAGTTACAgcttttaaaatcctatttaaaaaataaaatatttctcatcatTCTCAAAAACATCTCGAAATATTTGcttgttaatattaataacaacacTTTTCTccgaaaacaaaacaattaaaaaagcaGTATCGCATTGAAGGAGTTTAAAAGGATAGATGTTCCCGAACAGCTCGAATATTAAGTGGATCTTCGTCCTGGGAaaagtttagaattttcattaaaatacagttaaatttaattttgaattcaaatacagTTCCCTGCAAAATTGTTCGAAGTGTGGTATAAAACAAATAACTTCAAATtacgtaatttttattaaattactacgATATCGATAAATCATAGATCTTgcgaacataaaaataaaatttccgttccgagtaaaaaagaattttttgaaaaacggaagttttaataatttttttatctattctttatAACACTTAAATTTATGCCTAAATATCATGATTCATCCCATTGTTCAAATATGAATTCCTCTTCAATGAAGGGTTATAGAAGAGCTATAAAGTAAACTCGGGTCTTAATGTAATCTCAATTTTGATGTTccagtgaatttaaattttgttctttaaccATTTTCACGACTAACGAAAGAAGTTCAATATTGTGATCAAACAAAGCATCAAGAATGAATAGAAGATGCCCTCGTATTCTTGAAAAAGAGAGTGCATACTTGAAAGTCGATTACATTTTATGCAGCAAATGCGACTTACAAATTTATCTGATAAAGATCCGACACAGGCGAATCATTCCAAAGAGAAGAATGCATCATTATTTGacgatatcattaatattttataacatgttAAATATCTTCTTTACAACTACGTAAAATGATTAGAACATCCTAAACTTATTGTAATAAacttgaaatggaaaataaaaaaatgatttttttaaagtattttttgatgaaatgtaaTCACTGCTACCTCCCCTTCTTATTGAGCTATTAATGACAAACATACATCCGAGATTTCATTGTTGGAAGCTACCGAAAATTAGGCTCTTCAGAACcacactgaaaatttttaaaatttatttttaaaaggaagttttaactaaaatttacataaataaaagccttttcgtttaaaatacaaaaacaatgaaTAGAAACCTGCAagaatacattgaaaaaattaaggCTTTTAAGATAAGTAAATTCCATAGGCAGATGACTGATTTTTGCTAAAATTGTTCCAAATGAATGCCATTTTTCTGATATATCAGAGAtagttttattgcatttacagaAGAGAGATGAGTTAGTTACGCCTGCTTCATTTAAATAGACTGTGCAGTTTTCTAAAGATTCAATTCTCATCAAATGctttcagggaaaaaaaacccaAGGACGAATTCCGAAaggtgaaataaaagtttttaaatattgtaattacgATGGtacaatgtatatttatattatgttccGAATATGAAATATCCAAAAAGCAATACTTAAACGAAAACACAGTTAATCAAAGGAATTTGAAACAGTTTTCACCCTATCTTATTTTCGCAAGATCAGAAGATGCTTCATGCATTTgcttttaatagttaaaaaagttgatgttcttttttcttgtatctgcactaaatttcaaatttagaacaagaatatttttttcgtgTGGGACTGGACATCAGAATTCATCACCAAAAAGCGATATTCCCACGTTACTCTTGCtgatctatttttattgaaaaaatatgtctactattaatttttgtaatgctTTAAAAGATCAGAATGTGTCAGCATTCGAGTGTGGCTTTTAAATGTATGATGAAATGCATTTGAATCTACAAATTCATCAGACATTCTTATCGAAAAATAAGCAGCACTCTTTTTCTACAGATCTCTAATTTAAGTGGATacgatatttaacattttttttttgcttcgaatattattaaaactctacattaacttgaaaagaaaatcctAATCCACTGttctagattaattttttaaaaaaaattaaactttcgtAGCTTTTCTATTTATACTCTTAATTCTTGTGAATATTCATtatgaatattatcattttaaattttactagcaggtttagaaaaatatataacaaagctGTGCCTGAACTTAGTcatgcatttacatttttcactccgatttacaatgaaaaatgaatatttagagaTGAAAATGGAGGTACATCGTTATTTCTAGAAACATAAGCTAATGAAGTCTTATTTAAGTGATTGTAATGCGCATTTTATCATGTACATAGCAATAAAAGCGTGTATAAATTTGAAAGCCCTCTTGAATATGATAAAACTTCAGCAattgtaatgtaaaaatatgaaaaaaaaaattaaaaaacctaaatggaaagaaaaaaattcatttcaaatgtcatttgcaaatacttttcatttgtcaaatatataaaaatctaactTTTGAAATACTAAAAGACATGTGTTCAAATGTAAATAGAAATGTGCTAAAAATATCGTTATTTGAgaagttttctttatttccttccaATATTGCGTCCCTTTAAATCTAACGGATGGTCTAAACTTATATTTAGGACAGTAGCGGTGGGAGGCAATTTTATAATTCTTCGAAAGTGCAATATggcataatgtaataaaaaagatcACGCACTATTTCGAtggaatatatgaatttaaatttacagaataCGAAACAgtttacaaaatcccatatcagaGAAATAAGAGCAAGCAATAGTGTTTTATACGAATGAAAACAGACGGATCTTGCAAAATTCGAGATTCAAAGTTCGCTGGCATTCTCACTTAATGCTACGTGagacaaaactttatttaaaaaatctgcctATTTTTGCATCCAAATTTTCGCTCTCTCAGTTATTGTCTTGTTTTCCTCAGAAAACTGTTTAGGTAAAGAgctatttcagaaaataagtaCAGAATCTTAATTTCCTAGTTTCCATTAAGTatcagatttcaaaataaatatttttgtagaattttaaaaattaaaaaagaatctcattaaatatatttcgctgaaTGTTTCACAAGTGAAAAATCTATCTCCAACAGATTGCATCACGGCgctttttagattaaaattcttGGAAACGAGAGCTCCATTCGAATCTCCTTCATTTCggataaaatattccataatttcgAGTATCGTACATAAAAGTTTAGTTTATTCCGAATTCACTGTGCACAGTATTTAAgacaaatcaataaattattttattctaacgcaagttaaaatttaatcatgcTTTCATGTTACTTTTAACAGCAACATTTATTCAGtagatttaaaacttatttcaagaaACTATTCCACTGCTCGAGAAGAAACATATCAATGGAAAAAGTTGATCCCACACACACATTTTGCTATCCTCAATTCTTATGTAATGAAAGATGCTTATTTTATCCCTTGTCAATCAGATAGTTGGATGCCGAGATAACATTTAGTAGACATACTTTGCAGTGGCAAATCATATCACGGGGAACttttctcagaaaatattttcatacaaatactATCTTGCCTATTCACAAAATGCACTTTTTCTTAGTAGGAAGCAAAATACATATAGctgcttttttcatttaaaaaatttcagaagaaaaattttgcataGATGTAACAAAGAAAATGGACATGGCACCCCGAACCTATCTTTCAACCTAAATCATTCGTGCACCGAACATAAACGTGAATAGGAACTAAGGCATTCATTTTGGAAAGATCTCGAAAAAGTCTTTACTTTTAAGATGAACTTTCAGTATCACAAGGTTACTGCTTCATGTTTAACATGccataatttgcataaaatatgaattcattatcCATTGAATGAAGATTCTCGCTGCTATGAGAAAAGCAGAAAGTTTCCGTTTGTATTATTGGATTTTGATCCTTCCTCTAGCAGCTTTTGACGACCCGCTTGTTTGCTCATATTGActttttgtgtaataaaatttaataatacatttttaaaaatgttatgtcgacaaactgaaaaaaaaatctttcccaTTCTGTTAAATTTGTATGTGTAACAATTtgagatgtatattttaaatgaaaactgaagCGAAATTCTACTTCGGAGTTACGGtccaaataaagcatttaaaaaaaaatttcaatactggCAAAAGTACGcaactgaatattttttgaatgataacGTATCATTGTCTCGTAATAGATTgcgtattaaatttaaagtaccaaaaataaagaaaacatgagCGGAAAAAAAGGGATATCATCAAGAAACATTTGAGAGCTAAgataatttttgtgagataatactTATGAAAATTGATCACCATATCTTCCATAAGTCATAGCTATTTAGCCATTTGCCTATAATTACGACTAATTTCACGCTCGCTCCATCTTTCTGTTCGACacttatttgatttttgatatatCTTCTTTCTTCTAATGAATTGGAACTTTTTGAAGATACGGCGGACCTTGCTCAGATCATTTCTCGTAACATTTTGCGGGTCCATTCATTTGCGCGTCGCTCAGCTTTCAGGACTACTTGAGATTTGGCTTCAGAACGGCTAGACATTTGTTTATGTTGAATTATTGCCACgagacaataagtaataaaaggattttttgtgCTATGTACattaacgttttatatataaatatttattcagtaatgagattttccactttttaagcgacatatttaaaaacagtaaacAATTCTAGACAGTAAACCTCCTAGATTAAAggtaaaatagaaagaaaactaCTTTTGAGCTCAAGATTATACTTTCGGAAAAGCAATTAACAGCcaatggaataataaataaatataagcaagTAATAGCTAAACAAAACCATTTACGAATGACGATGCATAACAGCGATGTCAACATGTAAAATGATAACCTATCGATATCAgaatacagaaataaaagtttttcttgaaattcatcGTTATCGAAACAGCCAGGTTACTAAGACTCCAGGACGCAGAATAAAtcggcaaaagaaaaaaaaatccaaagagtaagtataataaaatcaagagattttagaaacaaaataccAGAAAGGCAAAACATGATTGACTACGATACTGATTGGATGAAGTACAGATACAATTTGGTTAGTTTCTAtacattttacagataatttaaaaatatttaacattttgaataaaataaccgAGACTGTCAAAACCATCAGATTTGGAATAAATCTATAGATGTTATTAAATAATGGTGAAACGTCTTTTCGCTCCGCCCGTGTTGGTGGGTTTGAAAATAGTCAAATTGCTGGTTTTCacgaaagaaaaatacatttcccTATTGAACTTCTGAGTTTCATATATTACTAAATCAAGCCAAATTTGCAAATTAGTTGAAAAATACACTGGCAGTTTTACCATATCATTAATGTAAATTGAATTATCAAAACACATTAAATGATGCGAAATAATTTTCCTGTTTTCAACTCGTTGTGCAAGAATTTCAATGTACAGtggactttaaaatttataatcccTTACACTTTGGCCGTTCTTTCTGATTTACGATATCGACCTTCTACGAAAAGCattggtaataaatattttctttaaatgtacaAGAATACAGGATCTCAGGAAATATTGTCTATAGAAATTCAAGAATAcagtaaccccccccccccccaaaaaaaaaaaatatattttccagaaatgtcCTTGAACGTTTTAAGATTTACAACGATAATTTACCAACGTAGAATCTGCATTTATCGTTGATACTTGCTTTCCTCTTTCCTAGTTTTTTACAATGCAGtatttgatgattataaattcaataatttaaaataccttttttgtTTATATCTTAATCCGTTACATTTCATCAGGATTTCTAATTGTCTAGTGAGAAGGGCGCCATTTAGCCTTAGATCTTGATCGGATAGTAGAAAAAGAGGAAACAACGTGTGTTTTTTCAACACCAGTTTTCAACCAGACTTtcttaccagttttttttttttttacaaaagaatttagtactttttttacattgtaaatgtgaaaaaagaaaagacaattaTGAAcctttttatccaaattttttcAAGTTACAAGGCgaacaaaaacattttctttttaccaagaaatttaaaaattcaaatttgtgcgCGATTTATTTCATCTTCAAAAACGAAAacccttaaaatattttggaaaatatgcaactttttataaaattggcGAATTTTTCCTACCTATTacctttaaatttctattttatgttaGACAATATCTTTGAGTTAGCCATGTTGCCTTAAACAAAAACGTTTGGAACACTTTCTTTGATTTAACGATGAATGATGCGCTTTCAAAACTTTTCGATCCAAAATTTCTGAAGCACTCCACAATTCTCAGCAACATCTATCAGAGCAGCAAATAAACGCGAGGAATTGAGAACTTTTGAAGAACTCCTCAGCGTGCGAAACAAAGTCAAAAAGGACAATTATACAATCACTAAAGCAAGCAGCATATGTGAACTACAGTCATGAtcagaatacaatttttattattgattcaaagaaatattaagacGTCTGAATGTCTACAAGTACGATAGGgccaaatttcttttcaacataaaattcGACATATTCTATTTGTAGGAAATTCCAGAATCACTTGGTTGAAACTTTATCAAAGgactaaatattgtttatataattttaaaattattactcattattttaaaagagcgtcgttaatatttacttatttctgcTCTCACTTTCATAGTATAAACTGCATTTTATTGAAGTCTTCATTTGCTAACGCTCTTTCTCTAT
It encodes:
- the LOC129956500 gene encoding uncharacterized protein LOC129956500, translated to MFEPLPVGKVLTRFRKEKIGVIADIRKAFLQIGVSPTDRDYLRFLWIGNDGQLKEYRHCRVVFGVSSSLFLLNSTIQLHLQTVLEKIGTGESSYPKDVIQKLAHSFYVDNCVSCVKNEKELHRFINVSAEVMAEKKFELRGWEFSDVNADTSADTNVLGLVWNKKSDTLRINTASVKELCFEEVTKRLILSTVHRLFDPLGICCPVILIPKLLLQETWKQKITWDEEVDKITKNTFLKWLKDIDCLEKIRFPRYFGSEIASGDISVHIFCDASKHAYAVAAFIRIQTCDSVKVQLIQASRVSPTGKEGITISRLELLAPTVSARLSASILSEIQSEEVYFWTDSSTVLTWIMREEAWNVFVQNRVKEIRALTNKSSWRHIPGSMNPADLPSRGCSAQTLLKSNWWLGPSWLYLPKEDWPKGNLSLNESEIVREKKKTIVSSVTRNERDNKLKTLGVFKDQSGILRLKTKLTFRQDSEEFKTPAILPSDHEVVKRLIRYYHHEKNAHAGTQILINILRERFWLLNARKTVRSLINKCTICRRFSAKSVQVCTANPPNDRLREAAVFEICGIHFAGPVILKGNTKSWICLFTCAVYRAVHLELVESMSTESFLLALRRFISCRGRSKIIYCDNGTNFVGASNALRDLNWKQIIDDTSISPIQWKFNPPTASWWGGWWERLIGILKSLLRRVLGRASLTSEEMITILCDCEAVINSRPLTYVTENDVTLMPLSPSLFLQDIQTSGVPDLDDIGHRSLNKRVKYRENLQKDLRKRFRSEYLGALIQKSDKTRSVKVNIGDVVLIGSDNTKRLNWPLGKIIEIIPGQDGVTRLVKLKTANGELLRPTQRLYPLEVSNDDLIVENFSTKKLETCKESGSNNVCDVSFEPQFQKTRTGRTVKIPKRLDL